The following is a genomic window from Nisaea sediminum.
GAGGCGGCATAGACCTCGCCGACGCCCTCGATGCCGCAGGCGGTGCGCAGCTTCAGGAACAGGAAATAGCGCCCACCGAAGCCCGGCGGCGGGTTGCCGACGATGAAGGTCTTCAGGCTTTCGAGCTTCATGGGAGGTCTCCGGGCGGCGGCACGTCGCGGTCATTTCCGCATTCGGGTTGCGGGTCCACAGCCTAGCGACCACATGCAGCGATGCTAAGGCAAAAGCGACGGATCGCGGCTCTCCCTCGTCCGGATCGGGCGAGATTTGCCCGCAGGACCCGGAACACCGCAGGAATGCTTGACTCTCTCGCGCGGCGCCCATATGTTCCGGCCCTCTCGGCAAAAACCAGTCTGCTGAGACCTTCACGGGTTCCGTCCGTCCTCGAGTGTTCGAGCACGGGCGCGCAACTGCTTTGGGCCTTTTCAGGCTGGTGAAACCGGGTGGAATTGGAGTTTACGGACGCATGTTCGACAGTTTGCAGAACCGGCTCGGCGAGGTTTTCGATCGCCTGAAGAAACGCGGCGCGCTGAAAGAAGCCGACGTGACGGCTGCGCTGCGCGAAGTGCGCGTGGCCCTGCTCGAGGCCGATGTCGCGCTGCCGGTGGTGAAGGACTTCATCGACCGGGTGCGCGAGCGCGCGGTCGGCCAGGAAGTCATCAAGTCCGTCTCCCCCGGCCAGCAGGTGATCAAGATCGTCCACGACAATCTCGTGGAGATGCTCGGCACCGAGGCCGGCACGATCAATCTCAACGCCGTTCCACCGGTGCCGATCCTGATGGTCGGCCTGCAGGGCGGCGGCAAGACCACCAGCACCGCGAAGCTGGCCAAGCGGCTGAAGGAGCGGGACCGCAAGAAGGTCCTGATGGCCTCGCTCGATATCTACCGTCCGGCGGCGCGCGAACAGCTCCGCGTGCTGGGCGAGCAGATCGAGGTCGCGACCCTGCCGATCGCCGAGAACGAGACTCCCGTTTCGATTGCGAAACGGGCGATGGCCGCGGGCAAGCTGCAGGGCTTCGACGTGGTCATGCTGGATACCGCCGGCCGGCTCTCCATCGACGAGTCGATGATGAACGAGGTGATCCAGGTCCGCGACGCGGTGAAGCCGGTCGAGACTCTCCTCGTCGCCGACGCGATGACCGGCCAGGACGCCGTCACCACGGCGCGCAATTTCCATGAGCGGGTCGGGCTGACCGGCATCGTGCTGACCCGGATGGACGGCGATGCGCGCGGCGGCGCGGCGCTTTCCATGCGCGCGGTCACCGGGGTTCCGATCAAGGGTGTCGGTGTCGGCGAGCGGGCCGACGCGCTGGAGGATTTCCATCCCGAACGTGTCGCCGGCCGGATCCTCGGCATGGGCGACGTGGTCAGCCTGGTCGAGAAGGCCGCGGAGACCATCGAGATCGAGGAAGCCGAGCGCATCGCGAAGAAGATGCAGAAGGGCATGTTCGACCTCGAGGACATGCTCTCCCAGCTCCGGCAGGTGAAGAAGATGGGCGGCCTCGGCGGCGTCATGTCGATGCTTCCGGGCATCGGCAAGCTGCAGAAACAGATGGCCGGCGCCAATATCGACGAGAACGTCATCAAGAAGCAGGAAGCGATCATCCTCTCCATGACCAAGGCGGAGCGGAAGAACGCGAAACTGATGAATGCCTCGCGCCGGCGCCGCATCGCGGCCGGTTCGGGCACCAGCGTTCAGGAGGTCAACAAGCTCCTGAAGCAGCACCAGGACATGACCCGGGTCATGAAACAGATGGGCAAGATGGGCGGCATGAAGGGCCTCGGGGCCCTGCTCGGCGGCGGCGGTGGAGGCATGCCCGGCGCCGGCGGCCAGCTTCCGCCCGGCCTCTCTGGCAAAGGCATGCCGAAGCTTCCGGGAGGCATGCTGCCGCCCGGTTTCCCCGGCAAGAAGTAATTTCGGAATCAAGTGAACAGCTAATCGCGTATCTGAAAGGAAGAAACCAATGTCCCTTCGTATTCGTCTGTCGCGCGGTGGCGCCAAGAAGCGCCCGTTCTACCGCATCGTCGTCGCCGAGGGCACGTCCCCGCGGGACGGCCTCTTCATCGAGAAGCTCGGCACCTACAACCCGATGCTCCCGAAGGAGCATGCGGACCGGCTCGTGGTGAACGCCGATCGCATCAAGCACTGGATCTCCGTTGGCGCGAAGCCGACCGACCGGGTCCACAAGATGCTCGCCTCCATCGACCTGATGGCCAAGTTCGAGTATCGCGACCAGCCGAAGAAGTCCGCCCCGGGCCAGAAGCGCCAGGAGCGTGAAGAGGAAGAGGCCGCGAAGGCTGCCGAGGCCGCCGAAGCCGCTGCCGCCGAGGCTGCCGCCGCCGCCGAGGCTGCTGCTGCCGAAGCCGCTGCTCCGGCCGAAGAGGCCCCGGCTGAAGAGGCTCCCGCCGAGGAAGTCGCGGCCGAGGAAGAGAAGTCCGAGGGCTAAGTTCCGATGGCCGAGCCGGTCACTCTCGGCGTCATCGTCGGCGTCCATGGCGTGCGCGGCATGCTCCGGGTGAAGAGTTTCACCGAGCAGCCGGAAGACATCGCCGCCTATGGACCGCTGAAGGATGCCGCGGGAAAGAGCTACGAGCTCGAGGTGACCGGCCAGGCGAAAGGCGTGCTGCTGGTGCGTATCGCCGGAATCGGCGACCGGAACGCGGCGGAGGCCCTCAAGGGCACCGAGCTTCTGATCGACCGGGACCGGCTGCCGGAGGCGGACGAGGACGAGTTCTACCATGCGGATCTGATCGGCCTCCGGGCGGATCTGGTCGCGGGCGAGACTCTCGGCACGGTGGTCGCAGTGCAGAATTTCGGTGCCGGCGATCTCCTGGAGATCCGCCTGCCGGACAGCCGCAAGACCGTGCTGGTGCCGTTCGACGAAACCGCGGTTCCGGAGATCGACCTCGGGGCCGGACGGCTTCTGGTCGATCCGCCGGCGGGGCTTCTGGACGAGGCGTCGGACGAGGACCGCGAGGCCGAAGCGGACCATGGCTGACGCGGCGGCCCCCTGGCAGGCGACGGTGCTCAGCCTGTTCCCGGAAATGTTCCCGGGACCGCTCGGGCATTCGATCGCCGAAAAGGCCCGCCTGGCGGGCCGCTGGTCCCTGAAAACGCTGGACATCAGGGACTTTGCGAGCGATAAGCACCGCTCCGTGGACGACACCCCCTTCGGGGGCGGTTCCGGAATGGTGATGCGGCCCGATGTGGTCGACGCGGCATTGGCCGCCGTCGACGACGTTCCGGGCCGCAGAATTTATTTGAGCCCGCGCGGCGTCAGGTTCGACCAGACGATGGCGCGGGAGCTCGCGGCGGGCCCCGGTGTGGTGCTGCTCTGCGGGCGCTACGAGGGACTGGACCAGCGGGTGATCGACGCCCGCGGCTTGTGTGAGGTCAGTCTCGGGGATTTCGTGCTTTCGGGCGGCGAGATCCCGGCCCTGGCGCTGCTGGATGCTTGCATCCGTCTGCTGCCGGGCGTGCTCGGCACGGCGGCGACGCTGGACGAGGAGAGTTTCGAGGAGGGGCTGCTGGAGTATCCCCTCTACACGCAGCCTCGGGACTGGAACGGACTATCCGTGCCCGAGGTGCTGCTGTCCGGCCACCACGCGAAGATCGCGAAATGGCGGCGGGAACAGTCGGAAGAGATCACGCGCGAGCGGCGCCCGGACCTCTGGGAACGCTATCGCGGATCGGACGAGTGAGCGGAGCGGACGGCGCGTCTGTCCAGTCTCGGCTTTTTGGAATGCGGCATGCCGCTCCTCTGCGGCCCGGTGGTCGGGCAGGTCATGAGCTGCATGTGTTTCGAGCGTCGGTATTCACCGGTCCCCTGGTTGGACCGGTCGCCACCGGCAAGACCTGGAGAAGAAGAATGAACATCGTACAACAGCTCGAAAAAGAGCAGCTTGATAAGCTCGTTGCCGAACGTCCGGTTCCGGATTTCGGCCCGGGCGACACCGTGAAGGTGAATGTCCGCGTCGTCGAAGGCACCCGCGAGCGTGTGCAGGCCTATGAAGGCGTCTGCATCGCGCGCAAGAACGACGGCCTGAACTCCTCCTTCACCGTCCGCAAGATCTCCTACGGCGAAGGCGTCGAGCGTGTGTTTCCGCTCTACTCCCCGCGCCTCGACAGCATCGAGGTGACCCGCCGCGGTAAGGTCCGCCGGGCGAAGCTCTACTACCTGCGCGGCCGTCGCGGCAAAGCGGCGCGTATCGCCGAGAAGGTGACCAACCGTGCCAAGGCGAGCGTCGCCGTTCCGGAAACCGGTTCGGCCGAAGCGTAAGCTTCAAAGCATGGAATTTTCGAGCGGGAGCGCCTTGGCGCTCCCGTTTTCTTTTGGGCCTATCCGAACAGCGTGCCGGCGCCGATCACCGAGAGCAGGATGTAGGCGATGCGCCGGAAGGTCCGTTCGCTGGCGAGATGGAACAGCTTCCCGCCGCCCCAGATCCCGGTCATGTAGAACGGCGCCATGAGAGCGCCGAGCAGCATCCGTTCCGGGGTCAGCACGCCGAACCAGACATAGCTCGCCACCACGAAGACGAAGCCGATCTGGAAGAAGGCGGTGATGTTGGCGCGCACCGCCGCCGGCGCATAGGGTCCCGAGAGCAGGTAGAAGATGATCGGCGGTCCGCCGAGCCCGGTGGAGCCGTTGAGGAAACCGGCGACCGAACCGATCGCGATGTCCCGGCCGAGACGGCGTGTCATCGTGTGCCGGTAGCCGCTCGCCAGCACCGCCACCAGCAGCAATACGATCACTGAGATCGCCTTGCGGAGCAGCTCCTGATCGATCGAGACCAGGATCCAGGTGCCGAGCGGCAGGGCGGCGATCCCGCCGAGTGCCATCGGCGCCGCCTGCTTCCAGTCCGCCTCCCGGCGCGACAGCCGCAGCAGCTGGAGCTGCGCCGGCATTTCCATTGTGGTGAGGGTGGCGAGCGCGACCTGCGGGCCGAACAGCAGGCTCAGTAGCGGAATTGAGATCATCGCCGCGCCGAAACCGGAGAAGCCGCGGACCAATCCCGCCAGACCGACCGTTCCGGCGGCTAAAAGCAGGTTCCAGAGGCCAAATCCTTCCAATGTGGAAGTAATCGCGTTCAGATCCATTCGAATTTGGCCCTTATCGGTTCGTAAATTTCGGAAAAGCCCGGTTTCCCCGCAAGATTCAGCTTTTTTCCGCAGGATCGACTCGTTATGCTCCGGGCCCGTCTCGGGACGAGAGATATGTTGCGCCTTAAGAAGAAGAGCCGTCGGCCCAATCGTGGCTGATCGGAAACGGCGCTCAAGATGAGAGGAAGCATAGCAGCGATGTCAAAGCCGCGTACGCTGTTCGACAAAATCTGGCAGGATCATCTGGTCGACGTTCAGGACGACGGAACCTGTCTCATTTATATCGACCGCCATCTGGTGCATGAAGTCACCAGCCCGCAGGCCTTCGAAGGGCTCCGGAATGCCGGCCGCAAGGTGCGCCGCCCGGAATTTACCCTCGCGGTCGCCGACCACAACGTCCCGACGAAGGATCTCGACAAGGGCATTCTCGACGAGGAGTCGCGGATCCAGGTCGCGACCCTCGAGCAGAACGTCTCCGATTTCGGCGTGCCGTACTTTGACATGAAGGACCAGCGCCGGGGCATCGTGCACATCATCGGTCCGGAGCAGGGCTTCACCCTGCCGGGCACGACGATCGTCTGCGGCGACAGCCACACCTCGACCCACGGCGCCTTCGGTGCGCTCGCCTTCGGCATCGGAACCTCCGAAGTCGAACATGTGCTGGCGACCCAGACGCTGGTGCAGAAGCCGGCCAAGAACATGCGCATCACGGTCAAGGGCAAGCTGCCCAAGGGCGTGAATTCCAAGGATATCGTGCTCGCCATCATCGGCAAGATCGGCACCGCCGGCGGTACCGGCCATGTGATCGAGTTCGCCGGCGAAGCGGTCCGCGGTCTCTCCATGGAAGCGCGGATGACGATCTGCAACATGTCGATCGAGGCGGGCGCCCGCGCCGGTCTGATTGCGCCGGACGAGACCACGTTCGAGTACCTGAAGGGCCGCCCGTTCGCCCCGAAGGCCGGCGCCTGGGAACAGGCCGTCGCCTACTGGAAGACGCTGCCGTCCGACGAGGGCGCGGTCTACGACACCGAGGTCGAACTGGACGCGGCCGAGATCGTCCCGCAGGTCACCTGGGGCACGAACCCGGAAGAGGTGATCCCGATCACCGCGAACATTCCGGATCCGGAACAGATCGCCGATCCGGTGCGCAAGGCGAAGATCGCCCGCTCGCTTGAATATATGGGCCTCACGGCCGGTGCGCCGATCAGCGAGGTGAAGATCGACAAGATCTTCATCGGCTCCTGCACCAACGGCCGCCTTGAGGATCTCCGGATCGCCGCGGGCGTGCTGAAGGGCCGCAAGATCGCCGACACTGTGAACGCGATCATCGTTCCG
Proteins encoded in this region:
- the rimM gene encoding ribosome maturation factor RimM (Essential for efficient processing of 16S rRNA), whose translation is MAEPVTLGVIVGVHGVRGMLRVKSFTEQPEDIAAYGPLKDAAGKSYELEVTGQAKGVLLVRIAGIGDRNAAEALKGTELLIDRDRLPEADEDEFYHADLIGLRADLVAGETLGTVVAVQNFGAGDLLEIRLPDSRKTVLVPFDETAVPEIDLGAGRLLVDPPAGLLDEASDEDREAEADHG
- the ffh gene encoding signal recognition particle protein — translated: MFDSLQNRLGEVFDRLKKRGALKEADVTAALREVRVALLEADVALPVVKDFIDRVRERAVGQEVIKSVSPGQQVIKIVHDNLVEMLGTEAGTINLNAVPPVPILMVGLQGGGKTTSTAKLAKRLKERDRKKVLMASLDIYRPAAREQLRVLGEQIEVATLPIAENETPVSIAKRAMAAGKLQGFDVVMLDTAGRLSIDESMMNEVIQVRDAVKPVETLLVADAMTGQDAVTTARNFHERVGLTGIVLTRMDGDARGGAALSMRAVTGVPIKGVGVGERADALEDFHPERVAGRILGMGDVVSLVEKAAETIEIEEAERIAKKMQKGMFDLEDMLSQLRQVKKMGGLGGVMSMLPGIGKLQKQMAGANIDENVIKKQEAIILSMTKAERKNAKLMNASRRRRIAAGSGTSVQEVNKLLKQHQDMTRVMKQMGKMGGMKGLGALLGGGGGGMPGAGGQLPPGLSGKGMPKLPGGMLPPGFPGKK
- a CDS encoding sulfite exporter TauE/SafE family protein, whose translation is MDLNAITSTLEGFGLWNLLLAAGTVGLAGLVRGFSGFGAAMISIPLLSLLFGPQVALATLTTMEMPAQLQLLRLSRREADWKQAAPMALGGIAALPLGTWILVSIDQELLRKAISVIVLLLVAVLASGYRHTMTRRLGRDIAIGSVAGFLNGSTGLGGPPIIFYLLSGPYAPAAVRANITAFFQIGFVFVVASYVWFGVLTPERMLLGALMAPFYMTGIWGGGKLFHLASERTFRRIAYILLSVIGAGTLFG
- the trmD gene encoding tRNA (guanosine(37)-N1)-methyltransferase TrmD, producing MADAAAPWQATVLSLFPEMFPGPLGHSIAEKARLAGRWSLKTLDIRDFASDKHRSVDDTPFGGGSGMVMRPDVVDAALAAVDDVPGRRIYLSPRGVRFDQTMARELAAGPGVVLLCGRYEGLDQRVIDARGLCEVSLGDFVLSGGEIPALALLDACIRLLPGVLGTAATLDEESFEEGLLEYPLYTQPRDWNGLSVPEVLLSGHHAKIAKWRREQSEEITRERRPDLWERYRGSDE
- the rpsP gene encoding 30S ribosomal protein S16 produces the protein MSLRIRLSRGGAKKRPFYRIVVAEGTSPRDGLFIEKLGTYNPMLPKEHADRLVVNADRIKHWISVGAKPTDRVHKMLASIDLMAKFEYRDQPKKSAPGQKRQEREEEEAAKAAEAAEAAAAEAAAAAEAAAAEAAAPAEEAPAEEAPAEEVAAEEEKSEG
- the leuC gene encoding 3-isopropylmalate dehydratase large subunit, with amino-acid sequence MSKPRTLFDKIWQDHLVDVQDDGTCLIYIDRHLVHEVTSPQAFEGLRNAGRKVRRPEFTLAVADHNVPTKDLDKGILDEESRIQVATLEQNVSDFGVPYFDMKDQRRGIVHIIGPEQGFTLPGTTIVCGDSHTSTHGAFGALAFGIGTSEVEHVLATQTLVQKPAKNMRITVKGKLPKGVNSKDIVLAIIGKIGTAGGTGHVIEFAGEAVRGLSMEARMTICNMSIEAGARAGLIAPDETTFEYLKGRPFAPKAGAWEQAVAYWKTLPSDEGAVYDTEVELDAAEIVPQVTWGTNPEEVIPITANIPDPEQIADPVRKAKIARSLEYMGLTAGAPISEVKIDKIFIGSCTNGRLEDLRIAAGVLKGRKIADTVNAIIVPGSGLVKEKAEEEGLDKIFLEAGCEWREPGCSMCLAMNADRLEPGERCASTSNRNFEGRQGRGGRTHLVSPAMAAAAAVAGHLTDVRDLLN
- the rplS gene encoding 50S ribosomal protein L19; its protein translation is MNIVQQLEKEQLDKLVAERPVPDFGPGDTVKVNVRVVEGTRERVQAYEGVCIARKNDGLNSSFTVRKISYGEGVERVFPLYSPRLDSIEVTRRGKVRRAKLYYLRGRRGKAARIAEKVTNRAKASVAVPETGSAEA